One window of the Eucalyptus grandis isolate ANBG69807.140 chromosome 8, ASM1654582v1, whole genome shotgun sequence genome contains the following:
- the LOC104416971 gene encoding glycosyl hydrolase 5 family protein-like: MRRRPSYLCFIALWALVASRHAEPAKASWRLHTESRWIVDKQGRRVKLACVNWASHLEPMVAEGLDKKPVDWISKQIASMGFNCVRLTWPLFMVTNDSLGSMSVAQSFRDLGLVDYIGGIRQNNPSLLDVSVLAAFGYDFNRDGNGFFGDPYFDPNLWIKGLTRMATLFHRVGNVVGMSLRNELRGPKENLRDWLRYMESGAEAVHLANLHVLVIASGLYCDTDLWFLGHIPMKVSFARKLVFELHWYASSSGTVWEDGNANERCKDATDKVMSKAGFILNQGMPLFVSEFGGELSGQNVNDDRYFNCFFGVAAKLDFDWALWTIVGSYYLRKGIVGMEETFGVLNKDFSGPRNASFLQRISALQAPFQGATSSSPTRRILFHPLTGLCIQRKREQEQLQLGACNESEAWTHTSHHTIRMRGTDLCMQADRLEKPVKLSTNCADHGSRWKTISESKLHFSSNIVGSNVTVCLDIDFSTKTVIASPCKCLREDATCNPASQWFELVNMTRST, from the exons ATGAGACGACGTCCCTCCTACTTGTGTTTCATCGCCCTCTGGGCTCTAGTGGCCTCTCGACACGCCGAGCCCGCGAAGGCCTCGTGGCGCCTTCACACCGAATCAAGGTGGATCGTCGATAAGCAGGGGCGTCGGGTGAAGCTGGCGTGCGTCAACTGGGCGTCGCACCTCGAGCCCATGGTCGCGGAAGGGCTCGACAAGAAACCCGTTGACTGGATCTCGAAGCAGATTGCGTCGATGGGATTCAACTGCGTCAGGCTCACCTGGCCGCTCTTCATGGTCACCAACGACTCGCTGGGTTCGATGTCGGTGGCGCAATCGTTCCGGGATCTCGGGTTGGTTGATTATATCGGAGGCATTCGACAGAACAATCCGTCTCTTCTGGATGTTTCTGTTCTCGCTGCTTTCGGGTACGATTT CAACCGTGACGGTAACGGGTTCTTTGGCGACCCGTACTTCGACCCGAACCTTTGGATCAAGGGCCTCACTCGGATGGCCACATTGTTCCACCGCGTTGGTAATGTGGTCGGTATGAGCTTGAGGAACGAGCTCCGAGGTCCTAAAGAAAATCTGCGAGACTGGCTCAG GTACATGGAGAGCGGAGCCGAAGCGGTGCATTTGGCGAACCTGCATGTGCTTGTCATAGCCTCCGGCCTCTATTGCGACACCGACCTATGGTTCCTTGGCCACATACCGATGAAGGTGAGCTTCGCCAGAAAGCTAGTTTTCGAGCTGCATTGGTACGCATCCTCGAGCGGGACAGTCTGGGAGGACGGCAACGCCAACGAGCGATGCAAGGACGCGACAGACAAGGTGATGAGCAAGGCAGGGTTCATACTAAACCAGGGAATGCCGCTCTTCGTGAGCGAATTTGGAGGAGAACTGAGCGGACAAAACGTGAATGACGACCGGTACTTCAACTGCTTCTTCGGAGTCGCGGCCAAGCTCGACTTCGATTGGGCCTTGTGGACGATTGTGGGGAGCTACTACTTGAGAAAAGGGATCGTAGGGATGGAGGAGACGTTCGGGGTGCTGAACAAGGACTTCTCTGGGCCTAGAAATGCCAGCTTCTTGCAAAGGATCTCTGCCCTTCAAGCCCCTTTTCAAG GTGCAACTTCATCAAGTCCTACGCGCAGAATTCTTTTTCATCCGCTCACGGGTCTCTGCATCCAAAGGAAACGAGAGCAGGAACAGCTGCAGCTAGGCGCATGCAACGAGTCCGAAGCTTGGACCCACACGAGCCACCACACGATCCGGATGAGAGGAACGGATTTGTGTATGCAAGCGGATCGGCTGGAGAAACCGGTGAAGCTCAGCACAAATTGCGCGGACCACGGATCTAGATGGAAGACCATTTCGGAGTCCAAACTGCATTTTTCATCCAACATCGTTGGCAGTAATGTCACCGTTTGCTTGGACATAGATTTTAGTACTAAGACCGTCATCGCGAGTCCTTGCAAATGCTTGAGAGAAGATGCTACCTGCAACCCGGCGAGCCAGTGGTTCGAGTTGGTAAACATGACGCGTTCAACGTAG